A genomic stretch from Methylorubrum extorquens includes:
- the carB gene encoding carbamoyl phosphate synthase, large subunit (Evidence 2a : Function from experimental evidences in other organisms; PubMedId : 10089390, 9174345; Product type e : enzyme) codes for MPKRTDISSILIIGAGPIIIGQACEFDYSGTQACKALREEGYRIVLVNSNPATIMTDPDMADATYVEPITPEIVAKIIEKERPDALLPTMGGQTALNCALSLKRMGVLEKFGVQMIGATAEAIDKAEDRNLFRDAMTKIGLETPKSALANASAAKKADRDRYLAEKARIEAAQSDPAVRATALAEFDRQWSGGEGDRRRRYIEHALGQALIALAEVGLPAIIRPSFTMGGTGGGIAYNREEFLEIVERGIDASPTNEVLIEESVLGWKEYEMEVVRDKADNCIIVCSIENVDPMGVHTGDSITVAPALTLTDKEYQVMRDASLAVLREIGVETGGSNVQFAIDPKTGRMIVIEMNPRVSRSSALASKATGFPIAKVAAKLAVGYTLDEIANDITGGATPASFEPTIDYVVTKIPRFAFEKFPGAEPTLTTAMKSVGEAMAIGRCFAESLQKALRSLETGLTGLDEIEIEGLGKGDDHNAIKAALGTPTPDRLLKVAQAMRLGVSHEEIYASCAIDPWFLEQLQAIVDLENRVKAHGLPKTPGAFRQLKAAGFSDARLAVLTDTDEDAVRAARRGLGVRPVFKRIDTCAAEFKAPTAYMYSTYVAPFAGQTSDEAYPSDKKKVIILGGGPNRIGQGIEFDYCCCHACFALTEAGYETIMVNCNPETVSTDYDTSDRLYFEPLTEEDVLEIVETERQAGTLHGVIVQFGGQTPLKLARALEAAGVPILGTSPDAIDLAEDRDQFKRLLDKLGLKQPKNGIAYSVEQSRLVAAELGLPFVVRPSYVLGGRAMAIIHDEAQFAEYLLGTLPSLIPSDIKARYPNDKTGQINTVLGKNPLLFDRYLSDATEVDVDAVCDGQSVFIAGIMEHIEEAGIHSGDSACSLPPRTLSPEILAELERQTKAMALALKVGGLMNVQYAIKDGAIYVLEVNPRASRTVPFVAKVIGEPIAKIAARIMAGERLDSFGLKPKRLDHIAVKEAVFPFARFPGVDVLLGPEMRSTGEVIGLDAGFGVAFAKSQLGSGTAVPRTGTVFVSVRDDDKPRVLPAIRQLAGLGFTILATGGTQRYLADEGIPTQRINKVLEGRPHIVDSIKNGDIALVINTTEGAGALSDSRSLRRAALLHKVPYYTTLAGAMAAAEGIKAYLEGDLQVRALQEYFAA; via the coding sequence ATGCCGAAACGCACCGACATCTCCTCCATTCTCATCATCGGTGCGGGCCCCATCATCATCGGGCAGGCCTGCGAATTCGATTATTCCGGCACTCAGGCCTGCAAGGCCCTGCGGGAAGAGGGCTACCGGATCGTTCTGGTGAACTCGAACCCGGCGACGATCATGACCGACCCGGACATGGCCGATGCCACCTATGTCGAGCCGATCACGCCGGAGATCGTCGCCAAGATCATCGAGAAGGAGCGGCCCGACGCGCTGCTGCCCACCATGGGCGGACAGACGGCGCTCAACTGCGCGCTCTCGCTCAAGCGCATGGGCGTGCTCGAAAAGTTCGGCGTGCAGATGATCGGCGCGACGGCCGAAGCCATCGACAAGGCGGAGGACCGCAACCTCTTCCGCGACGCGATGACCAAGATCGGCCTGGAGACGCCGAAATCGGCGCTCGCCAACGCCTCGGCCGCCAAGAAGGCCGACCGCGACCGCTATCTCGCCGAGAAGGCGCGCATCGAGGCGGCGCAGTCGGATCCGGCCGTCCGCGCGACGGCGCTCGCCGAATTCGATCGGCAGTGGAGCGGCGGCGAGGGTGACCGGCGGCGGCGCTACATCGAGCACGCGCTGGGCCAGGCGCTGATCGCGCTCGCCGAAGTCGGCCTCCCGGCGATCATCCGCCCCTCCTTCACCATGGGCGGCACCGGCGGCGGCATCGCCTACAACCGGGAGGAATTCCTCGAGATCGTCGAGCGCGGCATCGACGCCTCGCCGACCAACGAGGTGCTGATCGAGGAGAGCGTGCTCGGCTGGAAGGAGTACGAGATGGAGGTCGTCCGCGATAAGGCGGATAACTGCATCATCGTCTGCTCCATCGAGAACGTCGATCCGATGGGCGTCCACACGGGCGACTCGATCACCGTCGCCCCGGCGCTGACGCTCACCGACAAAGAATATCAGGTGATGCGCGATGCCTCGCTCGCGGTCCTGCGTGAGATCGGCGTCGAGACCGGCGGCTCGAACGTGCAGTTCGCGATCGACCCGAAGACGGGCCGGATGATCGTGATCGAGATGAACCCGCGCGTGTCGCGCTCCTCGGCGTTGGCCTCGAAGGCCACCGGCTTCCCGATCGCCAAGGTCGCGGCCAAGCTCGCCGTCGGCTACACACTGGACGAGATCGCCAACGATATCACCGGCGGCGCGACCCCGGCCTCGTTCGAGCCGACGATCGACTACGTCGTCACCAAGATTCCGCGCTTCGCCTTCGAGAAATTCCCCGGCGCCGAGCCGACGCTGACCACCGCGATGAAGTCGGTGGGCGAGGCCATGGCGATCGGCCGCTGCTTCGCGGAATCCCTGCAGAAGGCCCTGCGCTCGCTGGAGACGGGGCTGACCGGCCTCGACGAGATCGAGATCGAGGGTCTCGGCAAGGGCGACGACCACAACGCGATCAAGGCCGCGCTCGGCACGCCGACGCCGGACCGGCTGCTCAAGGTCGCGCAGGCGATGCGCCTCGGGGTCAGTCACGAGGAGATCTACGCCTCCTGCGCGATCGATCCGTGGTTCCTGGAGCAGCTCCAGGCCATCGTCGATCTGGAGAACCGGGTGAAGGCGCATGGCCTGCCCAAGACCCCGGGCGCGTTCCGCCAACTCAAGGCCGCCGGCTTCTCCGACGCGCGGCTGGCCGTGCTGACCGACACCGACGAGGACGCCGTGCGCGCCGCCCGCCGGGGCCTGGGCGTGCGCCCGGTCTTCAAGCGGATCGACACCTGCGCCGCCGAGTTCAAGGCGCCGACCGCCTACATGTACTCGACCTACGTCGCCCCCTTCGCCGGCCAGACCTCGGACGAGGCGTACCCGTCGGACAAGAAGAAGGTCATCATCCTCGGCGGCGGCCCTAACCGGATCGGCCAGGGAATCGAGTTCGACTATTGCTGCTGCCACGCCTGCTTCGCGCTGACGGAAGCCGGCTACGAGACCATCATGGTCAACTGCAACCCGGAGACGGTCTCGACCGACTACGACACCTCCGACCGGCTCTACTTCGAGCCGCTCACCGAAGAGGATGTCCTGGAGATCGTCGAGACCGAGCGGCAGGCGGGAACGCTCCACGGCGTGATCGTGCAGTTCGGCGGCCAGACCCCGCTCAAGCTCGCGCGCGCCCTGGAGGCCGCCGGCGTGCCGATCCTCGGCACCTCGCCCGACGCCATCGACCTCGCCGAGGACCGCGACCAGTTCAAGCGGCTGCTGGACAAGCTCGGCCTCAAGCAGCCCAAGAACGGCATCGCCTACTCGGTGGAGCAGAGCCGGCTCGTCGCCGCCGAACTCGGCCTGCCCTTCGTGGTGCGCCCGAGCTACGTCCTCGGCGGGCGGGCCATGGCGATCATCCATGACGAGGCGCAGTTCGCCGAGTACCTGCTCGGCACGCTGCCGAGCCTGATCCCCTCCGACATCAAGGCGCGCTACCCCAACGACAAGACGGGGCAGATCAACACGGTGCTGGGCAAGAACCCGCTCCTGTTCGACCGCTACCTGTCGGACGCGACCGAGGTCGATGTCGATGCGGTCTGCGACGGGCAGAGCGTGTTCATCGCCGGCATCATGGAGCACATCGAGGAGGCGGGCATCCATTCCGGGGACAGCGCCTGCTCGCTGCCGCCGCGCACGCTCTCGCCCGAGATCCTCGCCGAGTTGGAGCGGCAGACGAAGGCGATGGCGCTGGCCCTCAAGGTCGGCGGCCTGATGAACGTGCAATACGCGATCAAGGACGGCGCGATCTACGTGCTGGAGGTGAACCCGCGCGCCTCGCGCACGGTGCCCTTCGTCGCCAAGGTGATCGGCGAGCCGATCGCCAAGATCGCCGCGCGGATCATGGCCGGCGAGCGCCTCGACAGCTTCGGCCTCAAGCCGAAGCGGCTCGACCACATCGCGGTGAAGGAGGCGGTGTTCCCCTTCGCCCGCTTCCCCGGCGTCGACGTGCTGCTCGGACCGGAGATGCGCTCGACCGGCGAGGTCATCGGGCTCGATGCCGGCTTCGGCGTGGCCTTCGCCAAGAGCCAGCTCGGATCGGGCACGGCGGTGCCGCGCACCGGCACGGTGTTCGTCTCCGTACGTGACGACGACAAGCCCCGCGTGTTGCCGGCGATCCGGCAGCTCGCCGGCCTCGGCTTCACCATCCTGGCGACCGGCGGTACGCAGCGCTATCTGGCGGACGAGGGCATCCCGACCCAGCGCATCAACAAGGTGCTGGAGGGCCGTCCCCACATCGTCGATTCGATCAAGAACGGCGATATCGCGCTGGTCATCAACACGACCGAGGGCGCCGGTGCGCTGTCCGACTCACGCTCCCTGAGGCGGGCGGCCCTCTTGCATAAAGTGCCGTACTACACCACTCTCGCTGGCGCGATGGCGGCGGCCGAGGGGATCAAGGCCTATCTTGAAGGCGATCTTCAGGTTCGCGCCTTGCAGGAATACTTCGCGGCCTAA
- a CDS encoding pseudoazurin (Evidence 2a : Function from experimental evidences in other organisms; PubMedId : 15299445, 4091802; Product type c : carrier): MIFRARIAAATIAIAVATILPAAADEVAVKMLNSGPGGMMVFDPALVRLKPGDSIKFLPTDKGHNVETIKGMAPDGAEYVKTTVGQEAVVKFDKEGVYGFKCAPHYMMGMVALVVVGDKRDNLEAAKSVQHNKLTQKRLDPLFAQVQ; this comes from the coding sequence ATGATCTTCAGGGCCCGGATCGCTGCCGCCACGATCGCCATCGCTGTCGCCACGATCTTGCCGGCGGCGGCCGACGAAGTGGCGGTCAAGATGCTCAATAGCGGGCCGGGCGGGATGATGGTGTTCGATCCCGCGCTCGTGCGGCTGAAGCCCGGCGACAGCATCAAGTTCCTGCCGACCGACAAGGGGCACAACGTCGAGACGATCAAGGGCATGGCGCCGGACGGCGCCGAATACGTCAAAACGACCGTTGGTCAGGAAGCCGTGGTCAAGTTCGACAAGGAAGGCGTCTACGGCTTCAAATGCGCGCCGCATTACATGATGGGGATGGTCGCCCTCGTGGTCGTCGGCGACAAGCGCGACAATCTGGAGGCCGCCAAGAGCGTCCAGCACAACAAGCTGACGCAGAAGCGCCTGGATCCGCTCTTCGCGCAGGTTCAGTAG
- a CDS encoding putative SCP-like extracellular protein (Evidence 3 : Putative function from multiple computational evidences; Product type f : factor), with amino-acid sequence MPNLRLSAAAALVTLTLAGCGGSPVLDAGVPAVPVILDEQAAAAALSRYRAQHGLSAVVIDSRLITAASFQAQANARAGRLSHEIAGSFDSRMAGAGFGRRYASENLSAGSETFDQVLARWKASPEHNRNMLMPQLRRVGIARFDAPGTRYKRFWALVMAGD; translated from the coding sequence ATGCCGAATCTGCGCCTGTCCGCCGCCGCGGCCCTCGTCACCCTGACACTGGCCGGCTGCGGAGGATCACCCGTTCTCGATGCGGGCGTACCGGCCGTGCCGGTGATCCTCGACGAACAAGCCGCCGCCGCCGCGCTCTCCCGCTACAGGGCGCAGCACGGGCTGAGCGCCGTCGTCATCGATTCCCGTCTGATCACCGCGGCCTCGTTCCAGGCCCAAGCCAATGCGCGGGCCGGGCGGCTCAGCCACGAGATCGCCGGAAGCTTCGACAGCCGCATGGCGGGCGCCGGTTTCGGCCGGCGCTACGCCTCGGAGAACCTGAGCGCCGGGTCCGAGACCTTTGATCAGGTGCTCGCCCGCTGGAAGGCCTCGCCCGAGCACAACCGCAACATGCTGATGCCGCAGCTCCGGCGCGTCGGCATCGCCCGGTTTGATGCTCCAGGGACGCGCTACAAGCGCTTCTGGGCGCTGGTGATGGCCGGCGACTGA
- the nuoA gene encoding NADH-quinone oxidoreductase chain A (NADH dehydrogenase I, chain A) (Evidence 2b : Function from indirect experimental evidences (e.g. phenotypes); Product type e : enzyme): MTGLLADYLPLIIFLGVSLFIAVALLIAPFIVAYSSPDPEKLSAYECGFNAFDDARMKFDVRFYLVAILFIIFDLEVAFLFPWAITFGELGWFGFWSMMIFLGVLTVGFVYEWRKGALEWD; encoded by the coding sequence ATGACCGGCCTATTGGCGGATTACCTGCCGCTCATCATTTTCCTCGGCGTGTCGCTGTTCATCGCAGTGGCGCTGCTGATTGCTCCCTTCATCGTGGCCTATTCGAGCCCCGATCCGGAAAAGCTCTCAGCCTACGAGTGTGGTTTCAACGCCTTTGATGACGCGCGCATGAAGTTCGACGTGCGCTTCTATCTCGTGGCGATCCTGTTCATCATCTTCGACCTCGAGGTCGCCTTCCTGTTCCCCTGGGCGATCACCTTCGGGGAACTCGGCTGGTTCGGCTTCTGGTCGATGATGATCTTCCTCGGCGTTCTCACCGTCGGCTTCGTCTACGAGTGGCGCAAGGGCGCCCTCGAATGGGACTAG
- the nuoB gene encoding NADH-quinone oxidoreductase chain B (NADH dehydrogenase I, chain B) (Evidence 2b : Function from indirect experimental evidences (e.g. phenotypes); Product type e : enzyme) has protein sequence MALTPTFSRAPDIAPAPKGIIDPATGRPIGANDPTFLSINDELADRGFLVTSADELINWARTGSLMWMTFGLACCAVEMMQMSMPRYDCERFGFAPRGSPRQSDVMIVAGTLTNKMAPALRKVYDQMPEPRYVISMGSCANGGGYYHYSYSVVRGCDRVVPVDIYVPGCPPSAEALLYGVLLLQRKIRRIGTIER, from the coding sequence ATGGCCCTGACTCCGACCTTCTCCCGCGCGCCCGATATCGCGCCGGCGCCCAAAGGGATCATCGATCCCGCGACGGGGCGTCCGATCGGCGCGAACGATCCGACCTTCCTGTCGATCAACGACGAGTTGGCGGACCGCGGCTTCCTCGTCACCAGCGCCGACGAGCTCATCAACTGGGCTCGTACCGGCTCGCTGATGTGGATGACCTTCGGTCTCGCCTGCTGCGCGGTCGAGATGATGCAGATGTCGATGCCGCGCTACGACTGCGAGCGCTTCGGCTTCGCGCCGCGCGGTTCGCCGCGGCAATCCGACGTGATGATCGTCGCCGGCACGCTGACCAACAAGATGGCCCCGGCCCTGCGCAAGGTCTACGACCAGATGCCGGAGCCGCGCTACGTCATCTCCATGGGCTCCTGCGCCAACGGCGGCGGCTACTACCACTACTCCTACTCGGTGGTGCGCGGCTGCGACCGGGTGGTGCCGGTGGATATCTACGTGCCGGGCTGCCCGCCGAGCGCCGAGGCCCTGCTCTACGGCGTCCTGCTGCTGCAGCGGAAGATCCGCCGCATCGGCACGATCGAGCGGTGA
- the nuoC gene encoding NADH-quinone oxidoreductase chain C (NADH dehydrogenase I, chain C) (Evidence 2b : Function from indirect experimental evidences (e.g. phenotypes); Product type e : enzyme) — protein MEAITTNGITLRRTVAAAQGEDALRAMGERIAGALGPAVTEWAITRGELTLVVQGSDIVYALTYLRDEPACAFRCFIDICGVDYPQRARRFDVVYHLLSLRHNMRVRVKVQTDAATPVPSAIPVFPAANWYERETYDLYGILFSGHPDLRRLLTDYGFEGHPLRKDFPLTGFVEVRYDQDEARVVYEPVKLTQEFRNFDFLSPWEGTDYVLPGDEKTSS, from the coding sequence ATGGAAGCCATCACCACCAATGGCATCACGCTTCGCCGCACCGTCGCCGCCGCTCAAGGTGAAGACGCCCTGCGGGCCATGGGCGAGCGGATCGCCGGAGCGCTCGGCCCGGCGGTCACCGAATGGGCCATCACCCGCGGCGAGCTGACGCTCGTCGTCCAGGGCAGCGACATCGTCTACGCGCTGACCTACCTGCGCGATGAGCCGGCTTGCGCCTTCCGCTGCTTCATCGACATCTGCGGCGTCGACTATCCTCAGCGGGCGCGCCGCTTCGACGTCGTCTACCACCTGCTCTCCTTGCGTCATAACATGCGGGTGCGCGTGAAGGTGCAGACCGACGCCGCGACTCCGGTGCCCTCGGCAATTCCGGTCTTCCCGGCGGCCAACTGGTACGAGCGCGAGACCTACGATCTCTACGGCATCCTGTTCTCGGGCCATCCCGACCTGCGCCGGCTGCTCACCGATTACGGCTTCGAGGGCCATCCGCTGCGCAAAGACTTCCCGCTGACCGGCTTCGTCGAGGTGCGCTACGACCAGGACGAGGCGCGCGTCGTCTATGAGCCGGTCAAGCTGACCCAGGAGTTCCGCAACTTCGACTTCCTGTCGCCGTGGGAGGGCACGGATTACGTGCTCCCCGGCGACGAGAAGACGTCGAGCTGA
- the nuoD gene encoding NADH-quinone oxidoreductase chain D (NADH dehydrogenase I, chain D) (Evidence 2b : Function from indirect experimental evidences (e.g. phenotypes); Product type e : enzyme), whose protein sequence is MTEHNIRNFSINFGPQHPAAHGVLRLVLELDGEVVERVDPHIGLLHRGTEKLIEHKTYLQATPYFDRLDYVAPMNQEHAFCLAIERLAGIEVPRRAQLIRTLFCEIGRLLSHLLNVTTQAMDVGALTPPLWGFEEREKLMIFYERASGARLHANYFRPGGVHQDLPPALIDDIEAFCDPFLKVVDDLDNLVMANRIFKQRNVDIGIVSVDEAMAWGFSGVMVRGSGIPWDLRKSQPYELYEEMEFDIPVGKNGDTYDRQVLRMEEMRESVKIMRQCVAKLREPAGQGPIASVDGKFAPPPRREMKRSMEALIHHFKLYTEGFHVPEGEVYAAVEAPKGEFGVYLVSDGTNKPYRCKIRAPGFAHLQAMDWMCRGHLLADVSCVLGTLDIVFGEVDR, encoded by the coding sequence ATGACCGAACACAACATCCGCAACTTCTCGATCAACTTCGGGCCGCAGCACCCGGCGGCGCACGGCGTGCTGCGCCTCGTGCTCGAACTCGACGGTGAGGTGGTCGAGCGGGTCGATCCGCATATCGGGCTCCTGCACCGGGGCACCGAGAAGCTGATCGAGCACAAGACCTACCTCCAGGCGACGCCCTATTTCGACCGGCTCGACTACGTCGCGCCGATGAACCAGGAGCACGCTTTCTGCCTCGCGATCGAGCGGCTCGCGGGCATCGAGGTGCCGCGCCGGGCTCAGCTCATCCGCACCCTGTTCTGCGAGATCGGGCGGCTGCTCTCCCACCTCCTCAACGTCACCACGCAGGCGATGGACGTCGGCGCGCTGACGCCGCCCCTGTGGGGCTTCGAGGAGCGCGAGAAGCTGATGATCTTCTACGAGCGCGCATCGGGCGCTCGGCTCCACGCCAACTACTTCCGGCCCGGCGGCGTGCATCAGGATCTGCCGCCCGCGCTGATCGACGACATCGAGGCGTTCTGCGACCCGTTCCTGAAGGTGGTCGACGACCTCGACAACCTCGTCATGGCCAACCGCATCTTCAAGCAGCGCAACGTCGATATCGGCATCGTCTCGGTGGACGAGGCCATGGCCTGGGGCTTCTCCGGCGTGATGGTGCGCGGCTCTGGCATCCCGTGGGATCTGCGCAAGTCGCAGCCCTACGAACTCTATGAGGAGATGGAGTTCGACATCCCCGTGGGGAAGAACGGCGACACCTACGATCGCCAGGTGCTCCGCATGGAAGAGATGCGGGAATCCGTGAAGATCATGCGGCAATGCGTGGCCAAGCTGCGCGAGCCCGCCGGTCAGGGCCCGATCGCCTCGGTCGACGGCAAGTTCGCGCCCCCGCCGCGCCGGGAGATGAAGCGCTCGATGGAAGCGCTCATCCACCACTTCAAGCTCTACACCGAGGGCTTCCACGTGCCCGAGGGCGAGGTCTACGCCGCGGTCGAAGCCCCCAAGGGCGAGTTCGGCGTCTATCTCGTCTCCGACGGCACCAACAAACCCTACCGCTGCAAGATCCGCGCTCCGGGCTTCGCCCATCTTCAAGCGATGGATTGGATGTGCCGCGGCCACCTGCTCGCCGACGTGTCCTGCGTGCTCGGCACGCTCGACATCGTGTTCGGCGAAGTGGACCGCTGA
- the nuoE gene encoding NADH-quinone oxidoreductase chain E (NADH dehydrogenase I, chain E) (Evidence 2b : Function from indirect experimental evidences (e.g. phenotypes); Product type e : enzyme), which produces MANRRLGPAAEQPQDFAFTPENADWARGQIAKYPEGRQASAVIPLLWKAQEQNGGWLPQKAIEAVADELGMPHIRVLEVATFYTMFALEPVGRFWIQVCGTVPCDCCGAKELKASLHERLGPSGKVTADGNFSWLEVECLGACCNAPMVQINQDYYEDLTPESLNKLMDDLAAGRPVKVGSQIGRVSSEPKDAVNTLTDESLFDGSRVGAWRKRFEQTEGADQGGESVKKDEAASTEARVKDETKPARPSAGRANETNAVDAPAERASAGETPVKPEDEAQARDAKAAPSQDPAVVEDKVLRTEPPHHPATVGAGDDVPEGENPEARADAAGTRPKGLDTPRYDRPDDLTKIKGIGPINQRRLNDLGVWHYDQVAAWSPPEVAWVSAYLAFPGRIDRENWVGQASDLAGSRG; this is translated from the coding sequence ATGGCCAACCGCAGGCTAGGCCCCGCCGCCGAGCAGCCCCAGGATTTCGCGTTCACGCCCGAGAACGCTGACTGGGCTCGCGGCCAGATCGCGAAATATCCGGAGGGCCGGCAGGCCTCCGCCGTCATCCCGCTGCTGTGGAAGGCGCAGGAGCAGAATGGCGGCTGGCTGCCGCAGAAGGCGATCGAGGCGGTCGCCGACGAACTCGGCATGCCGCATATCCGCGTGCTCGAGGTCGCGACCTTCTACACGATGTTCGCGCTGGAGCCGGTCGGCCGGTTCTGGATCCAGGTCTGCGGCACCGTCCCCTGCGATTGCTGCGGGGCGAAGGAGCTGAAGGCTTCGCTCCACGAGCGCCTCGGCCCCTCCGGAAAAGTCACGGCGGACGGCAACTTCTCCTGGCTCGAAGTGGAATGCCTCGGCGCCTGCTGCAACGCGCCGATGGTGCAGATCAATCAGGACTATTACGAGGATCTGACGCCCGAGAGCCTGAACAAGCTCATGGACGACCTCGCCGCCGGCCGCCCCGTGAAGGTCGGCTCGCAGATCGGCCGGGTTTCCTCCGAGCCGAAGGACGCGGTCAACACCCTGACCGACGAGAGCCTGTTCGACGGCTCGCGCGTCGGCGCCTGGCGCAAGCGCTTCGAGCAGACCGAGGGCGCGGACCAGGGCGGGGAAAGCGTCAAGAAGGACGAGGCCGCCTCGACCGAAGCCCGCGTCAAGGACGAGACCAAGCCGGCCCGTCCCTCGGCCGGGCGCGCCAACGAAACGAACGCCGTCGATGCACCCGCCGAGCGGGCCAGCGCCGGTGAGACCCCGGTGAAGCCCGAGGACGAGGCGCAGGCCCGCGACGCGAAGGCGGCCCCCAGCCAGGACCCGGCCGTCGTGGAGGACAAGGTCCTTCGCACCGAGCCGCCGCATCATCCGGCGACGGTCGGTGCCGGTGACGACGTGCCCGAGGGCGAGAACCCGGAGGCTCGCGCCGACGCCGCGGGCACCCGGCCGAAGGGGCTTGATACCCCGCGCTACGACCGTCCGGACGACCTGACCAAGATCAAGGGCATCGGCCCGATCAATCAGCGCCGTCTCAACGATCTCGGCGTCTGGCACTACGATCAGGTCGCCGCCTGGTCGCCGCCGGAGGTTGCCTGGGTGAGCGCCTACCTCGCCTTCCCGGGACGGATCGACCGGGAAAACTGGGTCGGACAGGCGTCCGATCTCGCCGGCAGCAGGGGCTGA
- the nuoF gene encoding NADH-quinone oxidoreductase chain F (NADH dehydrogenase I, chain F) (Evidence 2b : Function from indirect experimental evidences (e.g. phenotypes); Product type e : enzyme) — protein MLADQDRIFTNLYGLHSPGLDAAKKRGAWDGTKFLLDMGRDWIIDEMKGSGLRGRGGAGFPTGLKWSFMPKKSDGRPHYLVVNADESEPGTCKDREIMRHDPHLLIEGCLLASFAMGAHACYIYIRGEYVAEKFALQRAVDEAYEARLVGPSNVHDYPFDIYVHHGAGAYICGEETALIESLEGKKGMPRLKPPFPANMGLYGCPTTVNNVESIAVAGTILRRGGAWFAGLGGKNNTGTKLFCVSGHVNKPCNVEEELGITFRELIDKHCGGMRGGWDNLLCSIPGGSSVPLVPAEQIIDAKMDFDTLRNLGSGLGTAAVIVLDKSTDIVGAIARISYFYKHESCGQCTPCREGTGWMWRVLTRMAAGRAQKREIDMLLEVTKQVEGHTICALGDAAAWPIQGLIRHFRPEIEKRIDQYSANPHMDAVPMAAE, from the coding sequence ATGCTCGCTGATCAGGATCGCATCTTCACCAATCTCTACGGCCTGCACTCGCCGGGGCTCGACGCCGCGAAGAAGCGCGGCGCCTGGGACGGAACCAAGTTCCTCCTTGACATGGGCCGCGACTGGATCATCGACGAGATGAAGGGCTCCGGCCTGCGCGGCCGCGGCGGCGCCGGCTTCCCGACCGGCCTGAAATGGTCGTTCATGCCCAAGAAGTCGGATGGGCGCCCGCACTACCTCGTCGTCAACGCCGACGAATCGGAGCCGGGCACCTGCAAGGACCGGGAGATCATGCGGCACGATCCGCATCTCCTGATCGAGGGCTGCCTGCTGGCCTCCTTCGCCATGGGCGCGCATGCCTGCTACATCTACATCCGCGGCGAGTACGTGGCGGAGAAGTTCGCCCTCCAGCGCGCGGTGGACGAGGCCTACGAGGCGCGTCTCGTCGGGCCGTCGAACGTCCACGACTACCCGTTCGACATCTACGTCCACCACGGCGCGGGCGCTTACATCTGCGGCGAGGAAACGGCGCTCATCGAAAGCCTGGAAGGCAAGAAGGGGATGCCGCGGCTGAAGCCGCCATTCCCGGCCAATATGGGCCTCTATGGCTGCCCCACGACCGTCAATAACGTCGAGTCGATCGCGGTGGCCGGCACGATCCTGCGCCGCGGCGGCGCGTGGTTCGCCGGCCTCGGCGGTAAGAACAACACCGGCACGAAGCTGTTCTGCGTCTCGGGCCACGTCAACAAGCCCTGCAACGTCGAGGAAGAGCTCGGCATCACCTTCCGCGAGCTGATCGATAAGCATTGCGGCGGCATGCGCGGCGGCTGGGACAACCTGCTCTGCTCCATCCCCGGCGGCTCCTCGGTGCCGCTGGTGCCGGCCGAGCAGATCATCGACGCCAAGATGGACTTCGACACCCTGCGCAACCTCGGCTCGGGGCTGGGCACCGCAGCGGTGATCGTGCTCGACAAATCGACCGACATCGTCGGCGCGATCGCCCGCATCTCGTACTTCTACAAGCACGAGAGCTGCGGTCAGTGCACGCCCTGCCGCGAGGGCACCGGCTGGATGTGGCGCGTGCTGACCCGCATGGCTGCCGGCCGGGCGCAGAAGCGCGAGATCGACATGCTCCTGGAAGTCACCAAGCAGGTCGAGGGCCACACGATCTGCGCGCTGGGCGACGCCGCGGCATGGCCGATCCAGGGCCTGATCCGGCACTTCCGCCCCGAGATCGAGAAGCGGATCGACCAATACAGCGCCAACCCGCACATGGATGCGGTGCCGATGGCGGCGGAGTGA